In one window of Pseudanabaena sp. BC1403 DNA:
- a CDS encoding D-alanyl-lipoteichoic acid biosynthesis protein DltD, with protein sequence METTSLDANPITVDANLDSRLDANSDADANQSSNLTSNQINVSTNNLASSNLALTRDSVTSILPEELAGIKLSHTKQKGDCLYLYSQDREVTCATKLLEAIAPSTQDLDSSVLYAEGIHRLKLHGNAWALGLDLPIAPSALVAAEIIAALLTSFRQDPQLAPKLAQAKLKLLLQNNCLNLLCENRTTILQAEMVLPMLNTLRTVSASEYFQSVTVSSRVIGEKKPSWSFEIDLLAIGIQNPIEEELLAAENVQDHSIEFISEDEEPNSWQKLDGFAGAKLLVVGHAIFGLKWLGQTAPKMLSLPACIASLAIGVGATIAIDRTLINYDQPNQPTKFVIADSKINLPANQLDNSPEKGLTNKPALNFNIALFNEKLALLDWQITNKQRSPEVLIVGSSRALRGIEPKTLEKALSNKGYKDISVFNLGIDGATAKVVNLQVTQILSRPQLPRMIIWADGLRAFNSSRSDLTYDEITASDGYKQLQEAIRNSSVSPNPITIPEISTKSPNPIAQSFDLLFATFSRRQEIRTSLVKKFDRNTHMLSNSEALLAATMPSTVTALDPKGFVAFDVTFDPNTYFQKFPQVPGDYDLDYRNFEPNGSQFEAFANVVDFCRRNNIDLLVVNMPLHETYLDQIRSRFEAIFNGRMQELALREGFTYLDLSQAVLNQADLFSDPSHLNKKGAIAISQLLVQNPKIRWQALKK encoded by the coding sequence ATGGAAACAACATCCTTAGATGCAAATCCAATAACAGTAGATGCAAATCTAGATTCACGTCTAGATGCAAATTCAGATGCAGATGCAAACCAATCCTCAAATTTGACTAGTAATCAAATTAATGTTTCTACTAATAATCTTGCATCCTCGAATCTAGCTTTGACGCGAGACTCAGTAACCAGCATTTTGCCTGAAGAATTGGCAGGGATAAAACTTTCACATACTAAACAGAAAGGCGACTGCTTATATCTTTATAGTCAAGATCGGGAAGTAACCTGTGCAACAAAACTATTAGAGGCGATCGCACCAAGCACACAGGATCTCGATAGTTCAGTTTTATACGCCGAAGGAATCCACCGTCTTAAATTGCATGGAAATGCATGGGCGTTGGGACTGGATTTACCGATCGCCCCATCTGCACTTGTTGCTGCCGAAATTATCGCCGCGCTACTCACCAGCTTCCGTCAAGATCCTCAACTAGCACCTAAACTTGCTCAAGCCAAGCTGAAGTTGCTCTTACAAAACAATTGTCTCAATTTGCTGTGCGAGAACCGCACCACAATCTTGCAAGCAGAGATGGTTTTACCAATGTTAAATACTTTACGAACCGTGAGTGCATCGGAATATTTTCAATCGGTAACGGTATCTAGTCGTGTCATTGGGGAGAAAAAGCCCAGCTGGTCTTTTGAAATTGATTTGTTAGCGATCGGTATCCAGAACCCCATTGAGGAAGAACTACTTGCCGCAGAAAATGTACAAGATCACAGCATTGAATTTATCAGCGAAGATGAAGAGCCTAATTCTTGGCAGAAATTAGATGGATTTGCTGGAGCGAAACTACTTGTAGTTGGTCATGCGATCTTTGGATTAAAATGGCTGGGGCAAACCGCGCCGAAAATGCTCTCTTTACCTGCTTGTATAGCAAGTTTAGCGATCGGTGTTGGGGCAACGATCGCTATTGATCGCACTCTCATTAATTATGATCAGCCCAATCAACCTACCAAATTTGTAATTGCTGATTCCAAAATCAATTTGCCAGCTAACCAGCTAGATAATTCTCCCGAAAAGGGCCTTACCAATAAACCAGCCCTCAATTTTAATATCGCTTTATTCAATGAAAAACTTGCCCTTCTTGATTGGCAGATTACAAATAAACAGCGATCGCCCGAAGTTTTGATTGTTGGTAGTTCAAGAGCCTTACGCGGCATCGAACCAAAAACATTAGAAAAAGCACTGAGCAACAAAGGCTACAAAGACATCAGTGTCTTTAATCTTGGTATTGATGGTGCAACTGCTAAGGTTGTAAATCTGCAAGTTACCCAAATCCTATCCCGTCCTCAACTACCGCGCATGATTATTTGGGCGGATGGATTAAGAGCTTTTAATAGCAGTCGCAGCGACCTTACCTATGACGAAATCACTGCATCCGACGGCTACAAACAATTGCAGGAAGCTATTAGAAATAGCAGTGTTAGCCCGAATCCTATAACTATTCCAGAGATATCTACCAAATCACCAAATCCAATCGCGCAATCCTTTGATCTTCTGTTTGCTACTTTTTCTAGACGGCAAGAAATTCGGACTTCGCTAGTTAAGAAATTTGATCGCAATACACATATGCTCAGCAACAGTGAAGCACTTCTGGCTGCGACTATGCCGAGTACCGTCACCGCTCTTGACCCCAAAGGCTTTGTTGCGTTTGATGTCACATTCGATCCCAACACCTATTTCCAAAAATTCCCTCAAGTCCCAGGAGACTACGATCTTGATTATCGGAACTTTGAGCCCAATGGCTCACAGTTCGAGGCTTTTGCAAATGTAGTTGACTTTTGTCGCCGCAATAATATTGATCTTTTAGTCGTGAATATGCCTTTGCATGAGACTTACCTCGATCAAATTCGTAGCCGCTTTGAAGCTATTTTTAATGGCAGAATGCAAGAGCTAGCCTTACGAGAAGGTTTTACTTATCTTGACCTGTCTCAAGCGGTTCTAAATCAAGCCGATCTGTTTTCTGACCCTAGCCACTTAAATAAAAAAGGGGCGATCGCAATCTCCCAACTCCTTGTCCAAAACCCCAAAATCCGTTGGCAAGCCCTCAAGAAATAA
- a CDS encoding DUF4359 domain-containing protein: MKLQAILIGVVVVVGVMAVSNPSKERYIDYATEQFSETGKTSICAGDMPIAAQQSCKFVISQGKGVIKSVVENSTKQQNFVIFSLYETDMPNKKYTTIAAFGNFIMFK, translated from the coding sequence ATGAAACTACAAGCAATTTTAATCGGAGTCGTGGTTGTTGTTGGTGTAATGGCAGTCAGCAATCCTAGTAAAGAGCGTTACATTGATTACGCAACCGAGCAGTTTTCTGAAACAGGTAAAACCTCAATTTGTGCGGGTGATATGCCGATCGCGGCTCAGCAATCATGCAAATTTGTGATATCTCAGGGCAAAGGTGTGATCAAGTCAGTGGTTGAAAACTCGACCAAGCAGCAAAATTTTGTCATATTCAGTCTTTACGAAACTGATATGCCCAATAAAAAATACACCACGATCGCAGCTTTTGGTAACTTCATTATGTTCAAATGA
- a CDS encoding metallothionein: MTTLTETKCACPKCSCMVSLDTAIMANDKPYCSRACADGHPEGSAGCKKSGCGCG, from the coding sequence ATGACAACTCTCACAGAAACCAAATGTGCTTGCCCAAAATGTAGTTGTATGGTCTCCCTAGACACAGCAATCATGGCAAATGATAAGCCTTATTGCAGCAGAGCTTGTGCCGATGGGCATCCTGAAGGATCTGCTGGCTGTAAAAAATCTGGCTGTGGTTGTGGCTAA
- a CDS encoding 3'(2'),5'-bisphosphate nucleotidase CysQ, with protein sequence MSLARPIAWGAGDILMKYYQEPQDLEIRFKGGEEGNVTSADLAANDFILSQLKQVFGTEDFAYLSEETEDSIDRLGHEWVWIIDPMDGTSDFIRRTNEFAVHIGLTYRQRPVLGLVATPAQDRLFQGILGNGAYIETRDGLQNRIQVSDKVELDKMVVVASRSHRNYQLESILQQLPKAAEIAVGSIGGKFAAIASGNADVYISVSGKSAPKDWDYCAPEIILTEAGGQLTHSDLSLLSYNNLELRQWGTIVASNGHCHNEICQISQDAIATIKK encoded by the coding sequence ATGTCGCTTGCTCGCCCGATCGCTTGGGGTGCGGGGGATATTCTGATGAAGTACTATCAAGAGCCTCAAGACTTAGAAATTAGGTTTAAGGGTGGCGAAGAAGGAAATGTTACTTCCGCAGATTTAGCCGCTAATGATTTTATCTTGAGCCAGTTAAAGCAAGTATTTGGGACTGAAGACTTTGCCTATCTCAGTGAAGAAACTGAAGATAGTATCGATCGCCTTGGACATGAATGGGTATGGATTATCGATCCAATGGACGGCACGAGTGACTTTATTCGTCGGACTAATGAGTTTGCGGTGCATATTGGCTTGACCTATCGCCAACGTCCTGTACTAGGGCTAGTGGCAACACCTGCCCAAGATCGCCTCTTTCAGGGGATATTAGGCAATGGCGCATATATTGAGACTAGAGATGGATTGCAGAATCGAATCCAAGTCTCTGACAAGGTTGAGCTAGATAAAATGGTGGTAGTGGCTAGTCGTAGCCATCGCAATTATCAACTCGAAAGTATTCTCCAACAATTACCCAAGGCTGCTGAAATAGCGGTTGGTAGTATTGGTGGTAAATTTGCAGCGATCGCATCGGGTAATGCTGATGTCTATATCTCGGTGTCAGGCAAATCTGCGCCCAAGGATTGGGACTATTGCGCTCCTGAAATCATTTTGACTGAGGCAGGCGGTCAGCTTACTCATTCAGATTTGTCATTGCTGTCCTATAACAATCTCGAATTGCGTCAATGGGGAACGATTGTGGCAAGTAACGGTCATTGTCATAATGAAATTTGTCAGATTAGCCAAGATGCGATCGCGACTATCAAAAAGTAA
- a CDS encoding alpha/beta fold hydrolase produces the protein MNQNILVRNNVKVFGHGKQPILFAHGFGCDQNMWRFITPTFENDYQIVLFDYVGSGKSDLSAYDGDRYSSLNGYAQDILEICKALSLVDTIFVGHSVSSMIGILASIQSPELFKHLIFVSPSPCYINDIDYVGGFERQDIENLLDIMEKNYIGWASFLAPMIMKNEDRPELSHELEESFCSTDPTIATQFAKVTFYSDNRSDLPKVTTPSLILQCIEDAIAPVEVGYYLNKHLFSSTLKLMQATGHCPHMSHPQETSNLMQEYLTSAGIH, from the coding sequence ATGAACCAAAATATTCTTGTCCGCAATAATGTCAAAGTATTTGGGCATGGCAAGCAACCAATCCTGTTTGCACATGGGTTTGGCTGCGACCAAAATATGTGGCGATTTATCACACCCACTTTTGAAAATGACTACCAGATTGTTCTATTTGATTATGTTGGGTCAGGAAAATCAGATTTAAGTGCTTACGATGGCGATCGCTACAGCAGTCTGAATGGTTATGCTCAAGACATCCTCGAAATCTGCAAAGCATTATCGTTAGTAGACACGATTTTTGTTGGACATTCTGTTAGCAGCATGATTGGGATCTTAGCCTCTATTCAATCCCCCGAATTATTCAAACACTTGATCTTTGTTAGTCCTTCCCCTTGTTATATCAATGATATCGATTATGTTGGAGGCTTTGAACGACAAGACATAGAAAATCTGCTTGATATTATGGAAAAAAATTACATCGGTTGGGCAAGTTTTCTCGCGCCGATGATCATGAAAAATGAAGACCGACCTGAGCTAAGTCATGAACTCGAGGAAAGTTTCTGTTCGACAGATCCGACCATCGCTACTCAATTTGCTAAAGTCACTTTTTATTCTGATAACCGTAGTGATTTACCTAAAGTGACAACACCATCATTGATTCTGCAATGTATTGAAGATGCGATCGCCCCTGTTGAAGTCGGATATTACTTAAATAAGCACCTGTTTAGCAGTACGCTAAAACTGATGCAAGCTACAGGACATTGCCCGCATATGAGTCACCCACAGGAAACTAGCAATCTGATGCAAGAATATCTAACTTCCGCTGGCATTCACTAA
- a CDS encoding metalloregulator ArsR/SmtB family transcription factor codes for MLNSSSVSLDNLPTCDLHEIEPTALQDLINAILPTEKAQNMAEFFGMLSDPNRLRILSVLSKQELCVHDLAAVVGMSESAVSHQLRVLRTMRLVSYRKSQRKVYYQLLDHHVLELYRSVSEHLDE; via the coding sequence ATGCTAAATTCCTCTTCGGTTTCTCTTGACAACTTGCCGACTTGCGATCTTCATGAGATCGAGCCAACCGCGTTACAAGATTTGATTAATGCGATTTTGCCAACTGAGAAAGCGCAGAATATGGCGGAATTTTTCGGAATGTTGAGCGATCCCAATCGCCTGCGGATTCTCTCGGTTTTGTCAAAACAGGAACTATGCGTTCACGATCTTGCAGCAGTAGTGGGCATGAGTGAATCAGCGGTATCCCATCAATTGAGAGTTTTACGCACCATGCGTCTAGTCAGTTATCGCAAAAGTCAGCGCAAAGTCTATTACCAACTCCTCGATCACCATGTTTTAGAACTTTATCGCTCTGTTTCTGAGCATTTGGATGAATAA